Below is a window of Thermodesulfobacteriota bacterium DNA.
CCGGTTCTTTCAGCACCATTGCTTTCATGGTATTGGGAATTTCGGTCATTGCATCCTCAATTCTAAAGTCTCCATAATTACTTAAACCTATAAGGGCCGGAGGTTTAAAATAACTCGAATTAATCGAGAATTATCCATGCCTGTAAACAGGACACCTATCCATTACCATCTTAATACAATTGCACAAAGACGCAAACCCATATTAAAAGAAACTATTATGAATTAGTAAAATTGTGTTGCTAAGGGTGAAATGAAATTACGTGCTTCCGGTCTGCAGGTTGGACTTAGAAATATCCGAATAGCAAACGACCTGGCCCTTACCTCTCTTCTTTGCCAATAGAAGAGCACTGTCAACCTTTCGGAAGAAAACTTCGGCATCATCCTGGCCGTTATACTGACATATCCCCGCACTTAAAGTCAGTTTTATTCCGTTCAATAATAAAGAGTTTGGGGCCTCTTTCAGTGCTGACTCAACGCGCTCAATAATTTTAACCGTCGACGCCTCGTCGGAATTAAACAACATTATCATAAATTCGTCCCCGCCCCACCGGGCAATCCAGTCGCCCTGACGAATATTATTCTTGATCATCTCCACTATCTTTTTGAGGCAAACATCGCCCCGGTCATGGCCATATTTATCGTTGATGGCTTTGAAGTCGTCTATGTCCAGCATGACCAGGGATGCAGTCTCCCCCGCCCTGCTTACCCTGGCTATGTCCTCGCCTAGTCGCATCTCACAGGCATATCGGTTATAAACCCCGGTCAAATAATCGGTCATAGTAGTTCTCTCCAGTGAACTGATGACCTCATCCAGATGATTAACCGTATATTGCACGTCGGCCATCAGCTTTCCGGCTTCGTCGGTGAAACTAGTTGGGAGGTCCGGTTTTTTCTTTTCCGAAACGTATTGCCGCAGCATAGTCGAGGTCAGATTTACCGGAGCAAGGATGTGATAAAGGAGATAAAGGGTAACAGCAGTACCCAATAAGGTCGCCAGTACAGCAACAGATAAAGTATAGAACGTGAACATCAAGTTGACGTATGAAGATATCACAAAATAAAATATCAGCGAGAGTAAAGGAAGATGTATACCCAGGAATGCTACAAGCATTATCTTGCCTACATAGCTCCTGGGAAATGGGAGCCTGGAAAGCATAGAGTAAAGCTTTATATTCTCGTCTTTCATCTAATCCTTCGACTTTGATACTCCTAATCTTCTAACAACGGAATTATTAGCAAATGCAAAATGCATACCAGGATGTGTGTATTGGCTAGTTTAATGGTATAATCCCAATAGGCTGATAAGCTTAGGTTTTTTCTAACATTTTTTATACTTTTTCTAAAATCAATGCAAAAAAAATGCCTACCTAGTTTGCAAAACGTCAACCGTGTTGACAAAAAACGGCGCAATATAACGCTAGGAACTGATATCAAACAAACATTGTCAACCTCATTATTCTAAAACGTTAATATAAACAGGTTGGCAATAGCGGTAATGGAACTTGTTCAGATATTGACAAAGAGATAAAGCGAAAAATGCATAAGGGAGCGAAGCCAATGATTAGAGCAGTCATATTCGATATGGACGGCGTCATGATAGACAGCGAACCGCTCTGGGAGAAGACCGAGAGGATATTACTTGGACGAAGAGGAATAGATTATAACCCCGACTACCGTGACAAAATAGTCGGCTTAAACCAAAGGGACTCGGGAATGCTGTTGAAAGAAACCTTCAGCCTTCCCGAAACCGTCGAGGAGCTTCTCGAAGAGAGAAGTGAGATATTACTCAGCCTTTACGAAAACGAGCTAGAACTAGCTCCAGGACTCTTACCTCTACTAAAAGAACTCGGCGAAAACGAGTTTCTCTTAGCCTTGGCCTCCAGCTCCCCGTATAGGATTATAAAATTTGTCTTGAATAAATTTTCTCTAAACCAGTTTTTTCGAGTAGTAATATCCGGGGACTTCGTCCAGCTTGGAAAACCAAACCCGGATATCTACCTGCATACCGCCAAGGAATTGGGAATCGATACCGCTGAATGCGTCGTAATCGAAGACTCCATAAACGGTCTGAAGTCGGCCAAGGCCGCCGGTATGCTCTGCATCGCCGTGCCGGATAAAAGACTAAAGCAAGAAGAATTTCGCATTGCCGATCTAGTGGTGGATAGGTTGGATGAGATTAATATTCACTTGATTAGGAATCTATCGGGTAAAGGTTGATTTAACTCTCTAAAGTTGTCCAAGTCTTTTTTACCCAACTCGCTCTGTTTTAATAACTTCTTTGCTCTCTCAAAAAATTCCTTTATTTGCTCTTCTTGCATGAGGCTTATACCTCTTTGTCTTTGCTATGTATAAACTTTCCCAAATTATGAATAAACGGAATAACTTCCTCAAGGGTATCGAAATTTCCATAAAAGGTATCCTCGATGTCAATATCGTACTCTATATCCCATTTGAGCTTTTCGTCAGGGTTTATAGGGCTCATATAAAGCACCAGTTTATCAAACCATTCATTGTGCAGGTCGCCGTAAACGTGGTTAATTTCATCTGCATCAATCAGATTCTCCAAAACTTTTATAAAGTTAAAGACAATGGCAAAATAGATATGGTGTTCGTCGACCCTTGTGATTAGCTTTACTATATCAAACGGCACGATCCTCGGAATCGGCAAATCTTCGACTCGAACCTCTGTCCCCTCGCGTGTCAGCATTGTTTTAAAGCCTTCCCTTTCTAGTTCTGACTTTAGCTTTAGAGCTATTTTTTTCTTTTCAGAAATTGAAAAGTTGTCTTTTCTCATGTTTTTACCAACCTATCAAATCAATCTACTTTGCTACAGGGTTCTCTCGATGGCTCTGAATGCCATACTTAACCCCCTAAACTTCCCCCCTTGCGGGGGAGGATTAAGGTGGGGGGATTATTTCTTCGTTCCCATCCTAGCCTTCCCCCGCATTGGGGGGAAGGAACATTTCACGCAGGATTGCCTGTTTATGTACACATAACCGCAACTTGCTGAGAGGTTACTCATTCTCTTTCGATTCAAACAATGCTCACTAACAACTTATGAATCTCGACCATAGCCAAAGTGTCAGTCTGGCAATATGCTCTGAGGGCTTTGATCATCCGTTCTTTTTCTCTTCTATCCTCAGTCCTAATCATGATGTTCCATACCGCTTGGGCTTGATTTCCTTCCCTCACATCCAGTTCTTCGTAACTCAACCCCGGTATTAGCGCCGGGAGGACGCTTTTAAGGGAATTCGAGTTGCCGAAGTCGGGATGCCTGTAATGACGCTTAATTATCTCAAGCTGGTCATACAATCTTTCAATTACGGAGTTCAAATAATCTGCATACTGAGGGAATGCCGTAGCTAAACCGGTAAGCACTCCCCTCTCAAACGGCGCATAGTAAACTACTACCGAACCTCTCTCTTTGATCGAGTTTGCTAGCGATTCGACGAGCGGAATCCTCGGATCGCTAAGGTCTGAATGCAGGTATTCCACATGCTCTACATCTCCATCCTCATGTAGAATATGGCAACTGAATTGAAAAGGTATTTGCTCAAAAGGCCTCGTACCATTTAACCTGGGAATGGGAGAACTATCCGTCTCAAAGTCGAGGAAGTGTATTGGGTACTCCAGCCCTGATAGCCTCTTTTTGATGCCTTTATGGTCAATCTCTATCTGTCCGTTTAACATCCAGTCTATGTATTTCTGTTGATTCGGCGTCAAAGGATAATCTTGAGGTAATTGCTCAAGGAGGAGTATTCCCCTTTCTCTCAATTCTAATTTTCTTTCGTGTTGAAGCTTGGGTATTCCAAAGACAGATTTGTTGCCAATACCCTGCCAGCAGTATTCCTTAAAAGGGCAGGTGTATGGGCTATCGCAATGCGGGCCGATTACTACCGCTGGCTCATTCTCAAGAAGAATCACATTATTAAAGGCCTTTATGTTCCCCGATACCTCATGGATTATGTTTTCTACCCTATCGCTTACATCCTCGATCACGAATAGATTGGAAAGGTCAGGATAGACGCATTCTTTGTTTATGTACATTATGTAGGTTTTATTTATCCTTAATCCAGATCCCTCCAAAACATATCTTTGCACTGCCAGGTCCGGGATATACTCGTCTTTGATCCGCGTTGCCGACTTAACCTCGATAATATCCCAGGAATCGTCTTCATTCTTCTTTATTATGTCAGCCATCACGACGGTATTGTCATGAACAAAAGTAGCCTCAAAGATTATCGACTCACCTCTGGTGATAGCCTTCCGTGTTTCCTCAATGCATTCATAAATCCTCAAACGGTCTTTATCAATTAAATAACCTTCCCCGAAATATCTCTGAGCATGGATTCCCACTTCTATACCCTGGTCAAAAAGCCTCTGCTGTGATTCCGTTATCTCCGGAGCTTTATCCGGGTCGTTTACCTCAAGCCAGAGACGCTTTTCACACTGAAGACCGGAGAGATATTTAGATTTTGAGAGATTTTTTGACATGTTTTTACTCTATCCTAATTTATCAATAGTTAAAAAACTGACCATTCTCCTGCTTTTACCGCCGGTATTTACCTGAGACTTCCGGAAAATTGTAAGATAAGTTAGACCCGACATTTATAGAACCCAGATCCATCACTTCTTTATCTCCACTGGAAGAAGGTTGCCGCTGAAGGTCCGGTTATTTATCCTCTCCAAATTCACATCTATTATCCGGTCTACCCTTTTTCCACCCACCTCTTTTATGTTCACGTCCACGACCGCAGTTGAAGCACTTACCCTGTCCGACATAAATATCGGCTTTAGCAATATTCCCCAAAGGGCTATCGCTATAACGGTCAAAAGCATTTTTGTGTAAAGGTCTATTTTCATCGATTACCTCCTTATTTTAGCTGGATAATTCCTCGTTGCAGGATTGTCTCCTGAGCCACGCCGAAGGAGTCAGGATGGTGATAAGGTGTTATTCTCACCCTCCCCTTCATCCCCTCCCATCAAGGGAGGGGAAACTTTCAGATACTTTCAGTTTAATCCTTTTCTATCTTAATAACCCACATGTTTAACCTCCTGAAGAAAAGTTATTGGGGTGAAGCTCCTCTCTATAAACTCCCTACTACAATAAACCCTATAGCCGGCAAAGCCCAGTCTCTCGTACCACCAATAGCCGTAAACGAAGCCAATCCTGTGTCGTATCCCGTCTTTATCTACCGCCCATCCCTCAGCCCTTAACCAATCCGGTGAGTAATTAAATTTATTCGATATGTCCTTTCTGCTGCTTTTTACGTACTCATTCATACGAATACTCAGCATCTCTCTTTTCTGGTGTCCGATTTTTAATTCCCTTCTTCCTTTGCTCATATCAATTAATATAAAACCCTCGATGGACAAAAAGTGACCATTGAATGGTATAATGTCTAACCTGAGAATTTGCTGTGGCTTGCCACAGGGGTTTCCGCTGTTATTGCAAGGGAATCGGAGAGGAGAGTCGCAATTCCCCCGGCCTGTTATTGTGAGGAATGAAATGACGAAGCAATCTATTAGATTCTTCGCTCCGCTCAGAATGACAACTTGTGTCAGATTGCTTCATGGAGTTTACACTGAGCGTAGCCGAAGTGTTCGCAATGACATGTCAGAGTGCTTGCGTATGTATTTATACCCGCGGCTTGCTGCAGAGTGGTTCATTAATCTAAAATCGGGGGTGATTAAAATTGGTTTATATCCAGGAAGCGGCAAAGAGATACGACCGCCTTTTTACGATGATGGAGTGGCTATCCAATCTCAGATACGGTGTAACTATCGAAGAAATAGCCAAAGGAACGAGAAAAAGCGAGAAAACGGTCAGGAGAGACCTCGAAGCTATCGAGAAAACGCTGAGAATTAAACTTGTAAAGGAGATGGGCGATGATAGAAAATACCGGTACAGAATGGAAAAGCAGGCAACCAAGTTCAGGCCCCTAATGCTCAGCACGTATGAGATACTTGCCCTTTATTTTGTGAGGGGATTTGCTCACTTCAAGGATATACCCTTTGTCCAGAAGAACCTGGCAGAGGTTTTCAATAAGATAAGTCTTTCTGCAACGGAGTCACGGGCAAAAACCAAAAATGATTTCTTAGAAAGGGTCTCAAACCTTTTTATCTTACCCAGGGAACTGGGCGGCAGGATATACAACCAGAGAAGCAAAATGGAATTTCTGGAGAGGTTAATTGATGCGGCTCTTGATTACAAGGTTTGTGAAGTGACCCACGGGATCGGCAAGAAGGAAAAGAAGTTTAGGATAGGACCTCTTCATTTCTTCAACTATCGGGATGCAATGTATATACTGGGAAGAAACATGGAAGCTTCCTCTCAAAATGATGAAGATATCTTTATCAACCTTGCTCTGCACAGGGTTAAAGATGTCAAGGTATTAGAAAATGAGTACTTCGAATACCCCTCCGATTTCGATGCGGGGAATTTCTTTGAGTCCGATATATTCTGCTTTAACGAAGACAAAGAACTTATTAAGCTGAAATTTGCCCTTCACATGAGAGACTATATCCTTGAAAGAGAATGGTTTCCGAATCAAAAGATTCAGAAGCACAAGGACGGAAGTGTAACTCTCATCTTTGAAAGTGACTTGAATATGATACTACTAGGATGGATAAGGGGATTCGGACCGGATGTAGAGGTGTTGGGGCCGGCTGAGTTGAGGGAGATGATAATTGGAGATTTAAAAGAGAACCTAAAGCATTATAAAGCAAAAGACCGAAAAACTTCTTAAGGAGTGGATTAATACAAGTGAACCATATTGTCTTACTTGGTGATTCAATTTTCGATAACGCCGCTTATGTAGAAGGCGGACCGGATGTTCGCAGTCAATTGGAGAGCCTGCTGCCAAATGATTGGAAAGTAACCTTGCTTGCGGTTGATGGAAGCACGATTCAAGATATCCACGCTCAGCTAAAATATGTTCCAAATGATGCCAGCCATTTAATTATCAGCATCGGAGGGAATGATGCTTTGGGTTACGCCGGGTTTTTATATGAGAGTGCATCTTCTGTGGCCGATGTGTTAAACAGGCTGTCACAGCTTGGCAAGGATTTTGAAATAAAATATAACCGTATGCTGACCGAGGTTCTTTCTCACGGGATCCCGACGGCTGTGTGTACCATTTATTATCCCAATTTCCCAGACGCAGTGCTGCAAAGGCTTGCGGTTACCGCATTGACCGTGTTCAACGACTGCATAATAGGTGAGGCGTTCGCCGCGGGAATTCCATTGATTGACCTGCGTCTTGTCTGCAACGAAAATGCTGATTATGCGAATCCCATTGAGCCCTCAGTTAAGGGCGGGGAGAAAATTGCGAGGGCGATAGCAAAGCTAGTAACAGAGCATGATTTCAAAGAGCCTAGGACGCAGGTTTTCATTTGAAAAAAGGAAGGAACGCAGACCTGCGTTCCCTACAGATATATAAACCTTCACCATTTTGCTCACTTATACAGTCTCCCATCCTGCCCGGTTTCCTTTACAAATGGGAGAAGAAAAAGATTAGGGATTTGTCCCCTCTTCAGAGGGGTGTCCCGAAGGAACGGGGTGTGTTACTTTTATGAAATGTGCTAGGATATTACAGACTATAAAAGTCCTACTCCATCTCAAGCAGAAGGAACTAGAAAAACACGGATAAACACCCTTATCGGCGACTTCTACTGTCTCTTTCGCCAGAGTTATGTACCAAACAAATCTATATTACTGCACTGTCAATTTGCACACGAGATCAATATTCATCCATTAAAAGCGCATTGTAAGAAGTTGACATCGCCAAGATGTTTCGCCCTTTTCAGTGTAAACATATGCTCTCAGAATTCTCTCAACGACAAAGTATGAACCGATTTTCTATACTAACGGACAAAGATAAGCTAAGATATATTGCCGATTATATCTCAATAAAGGCCTTTCTCCATGCCAGAACTGCCGGAAGTCGAAGTTTTCAAAAAATACCTCGATGCAACCTCGCTAAACCAGAGGATCAGTAAAGTAGAGGTGCAAAGCGGGAAAATCCTGAGAAACATATCAATAGAGAAATTGAAGAGGGGTCTGGAGGGACGTTCTCTAAGATCGACTAAACGCCACGGGAAATATCTCTTTGTGAACCTGAAGGGCGGTCAATGGCTCATGTTCCATTTCGGCATGACCGGGTATCTCAAGTATTCCCGTAATGAAAACAACCTGCCCTATAGCCGGGTCATAATCAGGTTTACAAACGGGTCAAAGCTGATTTACATAGACCAGAGGCAATTCGGGCAGGTCGGTCTGGTAAAGGACGTAGAGAAATACATCAAGAGTAAAAAGCTGGGACCGGATGCGCTCGAACTGGACATGCCCACTTTTAAAAATATCCTGATGAAAGCCAAAGGCTCTCTCAAATCCGCCTTCATGAACCAAAAGCTCATTGCCGGAGTAGGCAATATTTATGCCGACGAGATACTGTTCCAGTCGGGCATACACCCCTTGAAAAAGGCAGGGCAACTCGACCGGGAAGATATGAAAATCCTCTACCAGAAAACGAAAAAGGTGCTTCACACGGCCATAAAACACTGGGCGGACTATGAACAATTTCCGGAGTCCTACCTGATTAAAGGGCGGAGTAAGAAGGGTCTGTGCCCCCGATGCGGTAGTTCGCTCGAACAGATAAAGGTAACCGGGCGCACGACTTATTATTGTCCTAAGTGCCAGAGGAAAGATTGATAACTATAGGCTTTGCCCCGAACTTGCTATTTAGTGATACTCTCAGAAAGAAACTCTTAGCCTCCCACCAGCGAGGTGTACCGTGGAAAGCGTTCTTCGACGAAAAACAAGTTGCGTCCTTTCTCTTCTTTTGTTCCTGGATCCACAACCTCCAAGACCTGGCCCAGGACTTTAGATTTATACGGTTAAATCCTGACCCCGAATCCACTTTTCTACCACGATAGACTAAGCATCAGCCCCGCACTACTTCCGTCAGAATAAGGAAGTATAGATAACTTCTTATACTCCTCCTTTTTATGCATTTTTGCTACTGTTCTTCCAATCACTGTCCCTAGAACTGCCCCAAATAAAACATCCGATAAAAAATGCTTGTTATCCGAGAGGCGAGAATATCCCACAAACCCGGCGAACATATATAGCGGAATTCCTATCTTATGGCCATACATAACATCGAATACCGAAGCTAGGGCGAAACTGCCCGACGCATGACCGGAGGGGAAGGAGGAGGAAAAGCGGTCATCAACTCCGTTCGGTCTCTCTCTACCGGTAGAGACTTTTATTATCTTCGTCATCACCGCTGCTATAATCTCTGCTTCGATCAGGGCCTTGCCCGTTTCGATAGCTTTTTCGTCCTTTGCCAATCTACCCAATATATAAGTCGAGAATGCTATCCCAGCCAGAGTGAGTCCATTCCCTCCGATGTCTCCTATTTTTCCAAAATCTCCTAACGAATCGGCGGCATCTTCCTGTATCTCCATGTCCGCATCACTTTGGGAAAGGGTTATTGCCGCTCCGGCTCCTATACCTAGGGCGGCGAGATTATATCCCCAGAGGCTCTTCCCGGTTCCAAGCAGTAGGTTCTTAGGAAGAGTCTTAAAGATATACTTGGGCAAACTCTCATCAACGGTTTTTTCGGCATCGATCTCTCCGGCATGGGTAGGAGATATACAAAAAATAACTATAAAGACTATCCAAAACTTTCTAATTACTTTCAAGATTCTTTACGAGTCTTATTACCTAATCCCATCCCAAATTCTAATGCTCTCTTCTGCCACGTACCTTCTTAACTCATCGAAGGAAGGGCTTGCCGGTTTATAATTGTCAGTCTCATAAGAGACCTCTACATACATCCCGGAAAATGGTTTGCATATAATGAGCCCCCGGCCCTCCCCCTCGGTCATCCATCCGATTACACAGCCCCCGTGTTTAATCTCGAAGATACCCTTACTATTAACCTCGCCGCCCAGATCTTCTATTTTCCACCCTCCCAATTCAATCATTTTTCGAATTGCCTCTACCCTGTTCATATTTTCTATTATACCGACTTACCAAATAGCTAGAAACCAATAGACTCGCCCGTAGCTCTTTGTATCGAGCCTTTTTGTTATTTCAGGGTAGCAGAGGATTTCTAAGCCCAAAATAGTAGTGGGGCACGATTGATTCTCTTTTTAAGAAGACAGAAAAATTAGGCTATGAAAGTTACTGAATGGAGCCTTGCTAAGAAATATTCAAGACAAGATGATTCCCTCCAGCTTTGACCTAGTCTCAAAGTAAACGGAGTTAAGTCTTACTCAAATATACCTAGCCTATGCTGTAAAAGAGTCCATCAGGTATATAAGAGGAGTTTGTTTAATGGATGGAAAATTTCTCACTATCATAAAAACCACTGTTTTGACATGCCTGCTAACAATTTCAATACCGGTAATTAACACGTTTGCTATAGGCGATAATTACGATGAAACGGGATTCAGGTCCAATAGAACATACATCGAGTATTCGACCCAAGAATATGTGAACCCCTTTTCCGGGAATCTAATACTCTCACATACAGATGTCTTCCTACCAGGAAACGGAGGTTTGGATTTAAAGATACAAAGAACATATAACAGCAAGATATTCCTTGATCCCGATACCAGCGAGATTTCGGGCATAAGGAATGGATCAATGGGAATCGGCTGGACCTTTCATTTCGGCAGGATTGTACACGAACCTTTTTCGGTAAACGGACCTCTGCTTTACCTGGAAATGCCCGATGGCTCCTTCCACAATTTATACAACAATAACCATTCAAATATCAATTCGCATATAAATAGCAACTTTATAACGGAAGATTTTTGGAAGGTTAATTATGATGAAGCAAAGAAGGAATTCACCATGACATTGACAGACGGTACGGTTTATACCTTCGGGCAATATGTCACCGACCTTATTTCCGTACACCAATATTACGCAACCTCGATAAAAGATACAAACGGAAACGAGATAAGGATTGAATATTATGATTGTTGCAATATGGATGGGTCAGACCCGGAAACCGGGAATCTGGGAGAATGTCCAAACAGCGACCCGAGATCAAAGACCCCTCACATCAAAAGGATAACCGACAGTGTCGGTAGAATCATAAGCTTCGATACGGTCAACAATGCATGTAGAGGTAATGCTGTCAGCATGATCGATGTCAACGGCAAGAACTACATCTATTCCTATTTCATCGGTAATCAGGGTGG
It encodes the following:
- a CDS encoding GGDEF domain-containing protein encodes the protein MKDENIKLYSMLSRLPFPRSYVGKIMLVAFLGIHLPLLSLIFYFVISSYVNLMFTFYTLSVAVLATLLGTAVTLYLLYHILAPVNLTSTMLRQYVSEKKKPDLPTSFTDEAGKLMADVQYTVNHLDEVISSLERTTMTDYLTGVYNRYACEMRLGEDIARVSRAGETASLVMLDIDDFKAINDKYGHDRGDVCLKKIVEMIKNNIRQGDWIARWGGDEFMIMLFNSDEASTVKIIERVESALKEAPNSLLLNGIKLTLSAGICQYNGQDDAEVFFRKVDSALLLAKKRGKGQVVCYSDISKSNLQTGST
- a CDS encoding HAD family phosphatase → MIRAVIFDMDGVMIDSEPLWEKTERILLGRRGIDYNPDYRDKIVGLNQRDSGMLLKETFSLPETVEELLEERSEILLSLYENELELAPGLLPLLKELGENEFLLALASSSPYRIIKFVLNKFSLNQFFRVVISGDFVQLGKPNPDIYLHTAKELGIDTAECVVIEDSINGLKSAKAAGMLCIAVPDKRLKQEEFRIADLVVDRLDEINIHLIRNLSGKG
- a CDS encoding DUF2779 domain-containing protein, which codes for MSKNLSKSKYLSGLQCEKRLWLEVNDPDKAPEITESQQRLFDQGIEVGIHAQRYFGEGYLIDKDRLRIYECIEETRKAITRGESIIFEATFVHDNTVVMADIIKKNEDDSWDIIEVKSATRIKDEYIPDLAVQRYVLEGSGLRINKTYIMYINKECVYPDLSNLFVIEDVSDRVENIIHEVSGNIKAFNNVILLENEPAVVIGPHCDSPYTCPFKEYCWQGIGNKSVFGIPKLQHERKLELRERGILLLEQLPQDYPLTPNQQKYIDWMLNGQIEIDHKGIKKRLSGLEYPIHFLDFETDSSPIPRLNGTRPFEQIPFQFSCHILHEDGDVEHVEYLHSDLSDPRIPLVESLANSIKERGSVVVYYAPFERGVLTGLATAFPQYADYLNSVIERLYDQLEIIKRHYRHPDFGNSNSLKSVLPALIPGLSYEELDVREGNQAQAVWNIMIRTEDRREKERMIKALRAYCQTDTLAMVEIHKLLVSIV
- a CDS encoding WYL domain-containing transcriptional regulator, giving the protein MVYIQEAAKRYDRLFTMMEWLSNLRYGVTIEEIAKGTRKSEKTVRRDLEAIEKTLRIKLVKEMGDDRKYRYRMEKQATKFRPLMLSTYEILALYFVRGFAHFKDIPFVQKNLAEVFNKISLSATESRAKTKNDFLERVSNLFILPRELGGRIYNQRSKMEFLERLIDAALDYKVCEVTHGIGKKEKKFRIGPLHFFNYRDAMYILGRNMEASSQNDEDIFINLALHRVKDVKVLENEYFEYPSDFDAGNFFESDIFCFNEDKELIKLKFALHMRDYILEREWFPNQKIQKHKDGSVTLIFESDLNMILLGWIRGFGPDVEVLGPAELREMIIGDLKENLKHYKAKDRKTS
- a CDS encoding SGNH/GDSL hydrolase family protein: MNHIVLLGDSIFDNAAYVEGGPDVRSQLESLLPNDWKVTLLAVDGSTIQDIHAQLKYVPNDASHLIISIGGNDALGYAGFLYESASSVADVLNRLSQLGKDFEIKYNRMLTEVLSHGIPTAVCTIYYPNFPDAVLQRLAVTALTVFNDCIIGEAFAAGIPLIDLRLVCNENADYANPIEPSVKGGEKIARAIAKLVTEHDFKEPRTQVFI
- the mutM gene encoding DNA-formamidopyrimidine glycosylase gives rise to the protein MPELPEVEVFKKYLDATSLNQRISKVEVQSGKILRNISIEKLKRGLEGRSLRSTKRHGKYLFVNLKGGQWLMFHFGMTGYLKYSRNENNLPYSRVIIRFTNGSKLIYIDQRQFGQVGLVKDVEKYIKSKKLGPDALELDMPTFKNILMKAKGSLKSAFMNQKLIAGVGNIYADEILFQSGIHPLKKAGQLDREDMKILYQKTKKVLHTAIKHWADYEQFPESYLIKGRSKKGLCPRCGSSLEQIKVTGRTTYYCPKCQRKD
- a CDS encoding phosphatase PAP2 family protein, translating into MKVIRKFWIVFIVIFCISPTHAGEIDAEKTVDESLPKYIFKTLPKNLLLGTGKSLWGYNLAALGIGAGAAITLSQSDADMEIQEDAADSLGDFGKIGDIGGNGLTLAGIAFSTYILGRLAKDEKAIETGKALIEAEIIAAVMTKIIKVSTGRERPNGVDDRFSSSFPSGHASGSFALASVFDVMYGHKIGIPLYMFAGFVGYSRLSDNKHFLSDVLFGAVLGTVIGRTVAKMHKKEEYKKLSILPYSDGSSAGLMLSLSW